A genomic segment from Andrena cerasifolii isolate SP2316 chromosome 7, iyAndCera1_principal, whole genome shotgun sequence encodes:
- the Tbc1d15-17 gene encoding TBC1 domain family member 15/17 isoform X3, whose product MQKDGTTYVAFFQLSNAGSFVNSLKGFIKFVKSRTNRNLYIVVDEVQSVLSKSFAELDIFQENTSDYVWKFVKNFHNRPYETTLEAFSKLADVWLYKEPVKRPVEEAVADILNNSLSIDVPHPPLSLGYGEEYEVIGAHGLGVALPSRPPCPRGTPLSQEQWNKYKDPDGRILNHEEVKDIIFRGGITPSLRFEVWKFLLNYYPWNSTNIERLELKKRKTDEYFTMKLQWRSMTPIQEKNFSDYRDRKSLIEKDVNRTDRTHSYYSGDDNPHLVQLYDILMTYVMYNFDLGYVQGMSDLLSPILCLMESEVDAFWCFVGFMDKVSTNFEIDQAGMKAQLCQLYTLLSTTDPQLAHYLNRQDSGNMFFCFRWLLVLFKREFTAVDIMKLWEILWTDLPCKNFHLLLCAAILDTEKTILMENRYGFTEILKHINDLSLHIELPWTLSKAEGIYHQLMSVEDQLPDNVRTIIGLESLNKPPSDCELEDGEASGHNDDSNGTDSSSRRNSTENGNVKFGNNEVSFERGLNLSYM is encoded by the exons ATGCAAAAGGATGGTACCACCTACGTTGCCTTCTTTCAGTTATCTAACGCTGGAAGTTTTGTAAATTCTTTAAAGGGTTTTATCAAGTTTGTAAAGTCGCGTACGAATAGGAATTTGTACATCGTTGTGGACGAGGTTCAGTCCGTGTTAAGTAAATCGTTTGCCGAGTTAGATATATTTCAAGAGAACACTTCGGATTACGTTTGGAAGTTTGTAAAGAATTTCCACAACCGTCCGTACGAGACGACGCTCGAGGCATTTTCTAAACTGGCAGACGTCTGGC TGTACAAAGAGCCTGTTAAACGCCCTGTCGAGGAAGCAGTCGCGGATATATTGAACAATTCTCTTTCGATCGATGTCCCTCATCCTCCGCTATCTTTAGGGTATGGGGAGGAATATGAAGTAATTGGGGCGCATGGATTGGGTGTAGCATTACCTTCGCGACCACCTTGCCCTAGAG GTACACCATTGTCGCAAGAACAGTGGAATAAATACAAAGATCCAGATGGAAGGATTTTGAACCACGAGGAAGTGAAGGATATTATCTTTCGCGGG GGCATTACCCCGTCCTTACGATTCGAAGTATGGAAATTCTTATTAAATTACTATCCCTGGAACTCTACAAACATTGAGCGATTAGAGCTAAAGAAACGAAAGACTGATGAatatttcacgatgaaattgcAATGGAGATCAATGACTCCTATACAAGAGAAGAACTTTTCCGATTATCGAGATCGAAAGAGTTTAATAG AGAAGGATGTTAATAGGACGGATAGAACGCACTCGTATTATTCGGGAGACGACAACCCACATTTAGTACAACTGTACGATATTCTGATGACGTACGTGATGTATAATTTCGACTTAGGGTATGTCCAGGGTATGAGTGATCTTCTCAGCCCTATTCTATGTTTAATGGAAAGCGAAGTTGATGCGTTTTGGTGCTTTGTTGGATTCATGGACAAAGTG AGCACCAATTTCGAAATAGATCAGGCTGGAATGAAAGCTCAATTGTGCCAATTATACACCCTCTTGAGCACTACGGACCCACAATTAGCTCATTACTTAAATCGCCAGGATTCGGGAAACATGTTCTTTTGCTTCCGCTGGCTTTTGGTATTATTTAAAAGAGAGTTCACCGCGGTCGATATAATGAAACTGTGGGAAATATTGTGGACCGATTTGCCGTGCAAAAATTTCCACCTGCTTTTATGCGCGGCTATTTTAGACACAGAGAAAACCATACTCATGGAAAATCGTTACGGATTCACGGAGATTTTAAAG CATATAAATGATCTTTCGCTTCACATCGAGTTACCGTGGACGTTATCCAAAGCAGAAGGTATTTATCATCAACTAATGTCTGTGGAGGATCAGCTACCGGACAACGTTCGCACGATCATTGGTCTCGAATCTTTAAATAAACCACCGTCAGATTGTGAATTGGAAGACGGAGAAGCATCTGGCCATAACGACGATTCAAACGGAACCGACAGTAGCTCCAGGAGAAATAGTACAGAAAATGGTAACGTCAAGTTTGGGAATAACGAAGTGTCGTTCGAGCGTGGATTAAATTTATCGTACATGTGA
- the Tbc1d15-17 gene encoding TBC1 domain family member 15/17 isoform X2: MFEPTEQGKDLCIHTGVVLRGASTREDEVHSLGTLNIVEYSFGKCIEWKPIEDSFVSENQDQDPEWSLVDTHTRRTRTSSEGPDSLGRTRIVRILFSDLNSFRVNHGGQQLIFMQKDGTTYVAFFQLSNAGSFVNSLKGFIKFVKSRTNRNLYIVVDEVQSVLSKSFAELDIFQENTSDYVWKFVKNFHNRPYETTLEAFSKLADVWRTPLSQEQWNKYKDPDGRILNHEEVKDIIFRGGITPSLRFEVWKFLLNYYPWNSTNIERLELKKRKTDEYFTMKLQWRSMTPIQEKNFSDYRDRKSLIEKDVNRTDRTHSYYSGDDNPHLVQLYDILMTYVMYNFDLGYVQGMSDLLSPILCLMESEVDAFWCFVGFMDKVSTNFEIDQAGMKAQLCQLYTLLSTTDPQLAHYLNRQDSGNMFFCFRWLLVLFKREFTAVDIMKLWEILWTDLPCKNFHLLLCAAILDTEKTILMENRYGFTEILKHINDLSLHIELPWTLSKAEGIYHQLMSVEDQLPDNVRTIIGLESLNKPPSDCELEDGEASGHNDDSNGTDSSSRRNSTENGNVKFGNNEVSFERGLNLSYM, encoded by the exons ATGTTTGAACCTACGGAGCAGGGAAAG GACTTGTGCATTCACACGGGAGTTGTGCTTCGAGGTGCGAGTACCAGAGAGGACGAGGTTCACAGCCTGGGGACGCTGAACATCGTCGAATAT AGCTTTGGGAAATGTATAGAATGGAAGCCCATAGAGGATTCTTTTGTATCGGAGAACCAAGATCAGGATccagaatggtcgttggtggaTACGCATACCAGGCGTACGCGCACTTCGTCCGAGGGCCCTGACTCCCTGGGGCGCACGAGGATCGTCAGAATTCTATTCTCGGATTTAAACTCCTTTCGTGTAAACCATGGGGGACAGCAGCTTATATTCATGCAAAAGGATGGTACCACCTACGTTGCCTTCTTTCAGTTATCTAACGCTGGAAGTTTTGTAAATTCTTTAAAGGGTTTTATCAAGTTTGTAAAGTCGCGTACGAATAGGAATTTGTACATCGTTGTGGACGAGGTTCAGTCCGTGTTAAGTAAATCGTTTGCCGAGTTAGATATATTTCAAGAGAACACTTCGGATTACGTTTGGAAGTTTGTAAAGAATTTCCACAACCGTCCGTACGAGACGACGCTCGAGGCATTTTCTAAACTGGCAGACGTCTGGC GTACACCATTGTCGCAAGAACAGTGGAATAAATACAAAGATCCAGATGGAAGGATTTTGAACCACGAGGAAGTGAAGGATATTATCTTTCGCGGG GGCATTACCCCGTCCTTACGATTCGAAGTATGGAAATTCTTATTAAATTACTATCCCTGGAACTCTACAAACATTGAGCGATTAGAGCTAAAGAAACGAAAGACTGATGAatatttcacgatgaaattgcAATGGAGATCAATGACTCCTATACAAGAGAAGAACTTTTCCGATTATCGAGATCGAAAGAGTTTAATAG AGAAGGATGTTAATAGGACGGATAGAACGCACTCGTATTATTCGGGAGACGACAACCCACATTTAGTACAACTGTACGATATTCTGATGACGTACGTGATGTATAATTTCGACTTAGGGTATGTCCAGGGTATGAGTGATCTTCTCAGCCCTATTCTATGTTTAATGGAAAGCGAAGTTGATGCGTTTTGGTGCTTTGTTGGATTCATGGACAAAGTG AGCACCAATTTCGAAATAGATCAGGCTGGAATGAAAGCTCAATTGTGCCAATTATACACCCTCTTGAGCACTACGGACCCACAATTAGCTCATTACTTAAATCGCCAGGATTCGGGAAACATGTTCTTTTGCTTCCGCTGGCTTTTGGTATTATTTAAAAGAGAGTTCACCGCGGTCGATATAATGAAACTGTGGGAAATATTGTGGACCGATTTGCCGTGCAAAAATTTCCACCTGCTTTTATGCGCGGCTATTTTAGACACAGAGAAAACCATACTCATGGAAAATCGTTACGGATTCACGGAGATTTTAAAG CATATAAATGATCTTTCGCTTCACATCGAGTTACCGTGGACGTTATCCAAAGCAGAAGGTATTTATCATCAACTAATGTCTGTGGAGGATCAGCTACCGGACAACGTTCGCACGATCATTGGTCTCGAATCTTTAAATAAACCACCGTCAGATTGTGAATTGGAAGACGGAGAAGCATCTGGCCATAACGACGATTCAAACGGAACCGACAGTAGCTCCAGGAGAAATAGTACAGAAAATGGTAACGTCAAGTTTGGGAATAACGAAGTGTCGTTCGAGCGTGGATTAAATTTATCGTACATGTGA
- the Tbc1d15-17 gene encoding TBC1 domain family member 15/17 isoform X1, giving the protein MFEPTEQGKDLCIHTGVVLRGASTREDEVHSLGTLNIVEYSFGKCIEWKPIEDSFVSENQDQDPEWSLVDTHTRRTRTSSEGPDSLGRTRIVRILFSDLNSFRVNHGGQQLIFMQKDGTTYVAFFQLSNAGSFVNSLKGFIKFVKSRTNRNLYIVVDEVQSVLSKSFAELDIFQENTSDYVWKFVKNFHNRPYETTLEAFSKLADVWLYKEPVKRPVEEAVADILNNSLSIDVPHPPLSLGYGEEYEVIGAHGLGVALPSRPPCPRGTPLSQEQWNKYKDPDGRILNHEEVKDIIFRGGITPSLRFEVWKFLLNYYPWNSTNIERLELKKRKTDEYFTMKLQWRSMTPIQEKNFSDYRDRKSLIEKDVNRTDRTHSYYSGDDNPHLVQLYDILMTYVMYNFDLGYVQGMSDLLSPILCLMESEVDAFWCFVGFMDKVSTNFEIDQAGMKAQLCQLYTLLSTTDPQLAHYLNRQDSGNMFFCFRWLLVLFKREFTAVDIMKLWEILWTDLPCKNFHLLLCAAILDTEKTILMENRYGFTEILKHINDLSLHIELPWTLSKAEGIYHQLMSVEDQLPDNVRTIIGLESLNKPPSDCELEDGEASGHNDDSNGTDSSSRRNSTENGNVKFGNNEVSFERGLNLSYM; this is encoded by the exons ATGTTTGAACCTACGGAGCAGGGAAAG GACTTGTGCATTCACACGGGAGTTGTGCTTCGAGGTGCGAGTACCAGAGAGGACGAGGTTCACAGCCTGGGGACGCTGAACATCGTCGAATAT AGCTTTGGGAAATGTATAGAATGGAAGCCCATAGAGGATTCTTTTGTATCGGAGAACCAAGATCAGGATccagaatggtcgttggtggaTACGCATACCAGGCGTACGCGCACTTCGTCCGAGGGCCCTGACTCCCTGGGGCGCACGAGGATCGTCAGAATTCTATTCTCGGATTTAAACTCCTTTCGTGTAAACCATGGGGGACAGCAGCTTATATTCATGCAAAAGGATGGTACCACCTACGTTGCCTTCTTTCAGTTATCTAACGCTGGAAGTTTTGTAAATTCTTTAAAGGGTTTTATCAAGTTTGTAAAGTCGCGTACGAATAGGAATTTGTACATCGTTGTGGACGAGGTTCAGTCCGTGTTAAGTAAATCGTTTGCCGAGTTAGATATATTTCAAGAGAACACTTCGGATTACGTTTGGAAGTTTGTAAAGAATTTCCACAACCGTCCGTACGAGACGACGCTCGAGGCATTTTCTAAACTGGCAGACGTCTGGC TGTACAAAGAGCCTGTTAAACGCCCTGTCGAGGAAGCAGTCGCGGATATATTGAACAATTCTCTTTCGATCGATGTCCCTCATCCTCCGCTATCTTTAGGGTATGGGGAGGAATATGAAGTAATTGGGGCGCATGGATTGGGTGTAGCATTACCTTCGCGACCACCTTGCCCTAGAG GTACACCATTGTCGCAAGAACAGTGGAATAAATACAAAGATCCAGATGGAAGGATTTTGAACCACGAGGAAGTGAAGGATATTATCTTTCGCGGG GGCATTACCCCGTCCTTACGATTCGAAGTATGGAAATTCTTATTAAATTACTATCCCTGGAACTCTACAAACATTGAGCGATTAGAGCTAAAGAAACGAAAGACTGATGAatatttcacgatgaaattgcAATGGAGATCAATGACTCCTATACAAGAGAAGAACTTTTCCGATTATCGAGATCGAAAGAGTTTAATAG AGAAGGATGTTAATAGGACGGATAGAACGCACTCGTATTATTCGGGAGACGACAACCCACATTTAGTACAACTGTACGATATTCTGATGACGTACGTGATGTATAATTTCGACTTAGGGTATGTCCAGGGTATGAGTGATCTTCTCAGCCCTATTCTATGTTTAATGGAAAGCGAAGTTGATGCGTTTTGGTGCTTTGTTGGATTCATGGACAAAGTG AGCACCAATTTCGAAATAGATCAGGCTGGAATGAAAGCTCAATTGTGCCAATTATACACCCTCTTGAGCACTACGGACCCACAATTAGCTCATTACTTAAATCGCCAGGATTCGGGAAACATGTTCTTTTGCTTCCGCTGGCTTTTGGTATTATTTAAAAGAGAGTTCACCGCGGTCGATATAATGAAACTGTGGGAAATATTGTGGACCGATTTGCCGTGCAAAAATTTCCACCTGCTTTTATGCGCGGCTATTTTAGACACAGAGAAAACCATACTCATGGAAAATCGTTACGGATTCACGGAGATTTTAAAG CATATAAATGATCTTTCGCTTCACATCGAGTTACCGTGGACGTTATCCAAAGCAGAAGGTATTTATCATCAACTAATGTCTGTGGAGGATCAGCTACCGGACAACGTTCGCACGATCATTGGTCTCGAATCTTTAAATAAACCACCGTCAGATTGTGAATTGGAAGACGGAGAAGCATCTGGCCATAACGACGATTCAAACGGAACCGACAGTAGCTCCAGGAGAAATAGTACAGAAAATGGTAACGTCAAGTTTGGGAATAACGAAGTGTCGTTCGAGCGTGGATTAAATTTATCGTACATGTGA
- the LOC143371615 gene encoding uncharacterized protein LOC143371615, with the protein MEFTTAKHSRSRKRRRHLKKRRRNQIKFEVKSAIRQRFISEYSSRFNVKEKLLSNTMQAGSFWENYTVAQEWQKRHNVTWWRSRCFALEHENRLLRDKLRSLACQNAQQCSWHAPKGQDYKDRDVEEEEDVGDAESAEENESLEFHVNEDMMSFLEQSIRHKIELKKKREAESLAKDEEECIQGGAAWMQARKNNAKLLYGESSPTILAMETALQTSVDRHKDKAKPQYWPIIPLKP; encoded by the exons ATGGAATTTACCACTGCGAAACATAGCAGAAGCCGAAAAAGGAGGAGGCACTTGAAAAAGCGGCGTCGTAATCAAATCAAATTTGAGGTTAAGTCTGCGATACGTCAGAGATTCATCTCGGAATATTCGAGTAGATTTAACGTTAAAGAGAAGTTGCTTTCGAACACGATGCAAGCCGGTTCGTTTTGGGAGAATTATACAGTTGCTCAGGAGTGGCAAAAGAG ACACAACGTGACATGGTGGAGGAGTCGTTGTTTCGCGTTGGAACACGAGAATCGGCTGTTGCGAGATAAGTTAAGGTCATTGGCGTGTCAGAACGCCCAGCAGTGTTCTTGGCACGCGCCAAAGGGCCAAGATTACAAGGACCGGGAtgtagaagaggaggaagatgtTGGAGATGCAGAATCCGCGGAAGAGAATGAGAGCTTGGAGTTTCATGTAAACGAAGATATGATGAGCTTCCTCGAACAGAGCATAAGGCATAAGATCGAATTGAAGAAGAAAAGGGAAGCTGAATCGCTCGCCAAGGACGAAGAGGAATGTATTCAAGGTGGTGCTGCATGGATGCAAGCTAGGAAGAATAACGCAAAACTTTTGTACGGGGAATCTAGTCCTACGATACTAGCTATGGAAACTGCTCTTCAGACTAGTGTCGATAGGCACAAGGATAAAGCAAAGCCTCAGTATTGGCCTATTATCCCTCTAAAACCATAA